Within the Aspergillus luchuensis IFO 4308 DNA, chromosome 5, nearly complete sequence genome, the region ACTGACCACCCTAACGTTTCTTTGTCACGCTGTTGACTATAAAGTAACCCCACAATTCTTGTCCCATCTGTTTCCTGTCTACATAGATCTGTCAGACGACTACAAGATCGAATACTCATCAGCAAAATGCGTCTCGATAATCTAACTATCGACGAAGTCAATAGGGCGTATCCGGATGAACTGTATCCAAGCAGTACAACGCTCTTCGGCGCTGCATCATGTTTGCTCGGATGGATACGGATACTGAAAGAGCGAGATTACTTGGGTATAACATTCGTGGGAATAACAGGAGGGCTTGCTGTCATGCGTTATTGTCCGGATCGTTTGCCCAGCATTGTAAGTGGATCTAATTACAAAACCACTTACGAAGGAAGCATTCTATTGACTAACTAAATGAGTAGGCTCCTGCTAGGAATGAAGATATTGACGTCGTCCTGGACTTAGGAGATTCGACCCTGGAAGACCTCATGAATGCACTGCACTGGCATGACTCGAAGCACTTCATCAAACACCGTGAAACGCTTTATATGTGGACACACAGAGGCAAACTGAGGATCGACTTCAAGGTGATCCCGTCGGACGTAAGTGCATATTAACGATCTCATAAAGCTTACGACCTGCGTCATTGTTTATGACATGATCACAATCTAACTATGCCATTAGAGAAAATTACCAGGAATGCAGAGTCTGTACGATCTTCGTCCGCCATATCTACCGTTTGTTAACAAGATAGATCTCATGACGTCTAAAATGTACGACACCCACCCTGATTATCTACCCTCCTCATCTTGGAGAGAGCTTGATACCGCAAGAGGTATTCACCATGGGACAGATGCGCTTCGACTGGCTCTGCTATTCGATCCGGGAAAAAGGATCACAGTCACCGCGAGGCAAGCTTTGCGGGTAGTGAGGGCCTCCCTAGGTATAGAGTATTATACCGGCATTTCAAGTTTTGAGTGGCTTAAATTGTTCCTCGTCtgcaccgaagaagatgaaggtcgTCCGGCTATGTTTCGGAATCTGGAGGACGCTTTCTTGGGGATGGAATTGCGCAACGATTTCGGACCACAAGTACCAGATTCGTGGTACTACTAGCATAATACAGATTCAATCAAGACCATCTTTCTAATTGCTGTATACAAAGTATTTTTAGTGAACATTTAGTAATTAGCTGCAAACATTGCTAGTACTACCTTCGATGAATACCTTCCTCCTACCAAAAATATGAGTGACGTCATCGAGTGTATAAcaaccatcttctccttcagttcCAACCTGACATAAATGCAAATACTCatcaatattataaaagcACAGCATCAAAATACAACCAGTAATTATCGTCGTCGACACCTAAACCCTATCTTACAAATTACTTACTTATTAGTGTTGTAGCACCGACTGTAAATATCTCCCCTCCCATTGGCTAACCGCAAAGTAAAGATTCCCCGCACGTGACAGCGCGCCATGCGGGACGCGCCtcgaaaggaaagaaggacgAGTTTGAACCCTCCACCTATATGAAAAGATATCAATAACTAAATTTACTGTTGATTATCTAGTTATACACGAATAAACTTCTCGTTGAAAATGTCGTACTATGACATTGATGCCATCTTGACAGATTCCCAAGTAGGTGGGAAATGAAACTGCATGCATGGGCTCATTCTTACACATCCGATCTATTCAGAAACTACCCTGCACGTTTGAATTGGACGTACCTGGTCTTGGTATTTTGGAGGGGAATGCGGGGGAAAATGTATGTTTCCTGTCTTATGTGCTTGttgatttatatttttgtgCATGGAAGTGTGTCTTGCTAAATATGTGGTGTGTCGTGTGTGTGCACTATCTAGATCAAAGCAGGAACGCGCATTGATTTGCCGTTATGGCTGGGTGAGATGCTTTCTATCGGGTGAGTTTCAATCCTTCACTATCAATATCTTGGAGAGATGGTAGTATTGTCTAACTATCGCAGTGCCCGCCTGGGAACATCTCGACTAGTCACGCTGGATCTCCCCTCCGCGCTTTCAGAACGAGTCATGAATGCCTTGAAGGCTGATCCTCGGACGGTGGATCTGCGGTCCCTGGCACCGCATTTCTATAGTTTGAGTGAGCGAATTCTGGAGCtgtttgaggaggaggaattggtggaGGTTTTGAGTAATGTATGGTGCTTTTTGTAACccgggggaaggggggattGATGTGGCTAATtgtgatgacgatgatgatagacGTTTAAGAAGCGTTCAGCGGTCATTGCGGATCATGCGCATAATCCGCAGGGTGCTTTAGGGCAGGGAGCGGATTTCTTGCGAGGGTTGGATGAGACGGAGAGACAGCGTATGTTCCACCGTTGTGTCTGTGTTGCTAATTACTGATATTTGTGGATAGTTTTCCGAGTTGCGCATGATAGTGCTAAGGACACGCGGGTCTGGGCTggagaggcgaagaagaagtgatgGTAGTGAGTGGAAGGTATGGTTGGTGAAAGGTTGAGCTGTGCTCGCCGGTATGAACATAAATTTAACAGAAGACTAAGAGTAATTATGAAGTATCAAAATGTGATGACTATAATATTCATTATCCTTGGATTTACTATGTAGGGGTCTGGTTGGCAAATGTGGTCATAATGGTTGACATCTGGTTCTGGAAGTAAAGACTTGAAACGGCTCAATTAATGTCCTGCCGGCACTCGATTAATTGAAGGAACAACATGAAACAGTTACCCGAAACCCATCATCTGAAAGTTCCGGTCAATCGCTGCGGATAACCCCTCACGCAGATTCCTGATCTTCATGTACTGTACTCCGTGCTCCGGAGATATGGAGGGAAGTCACGAGCTCAATGCTCCCCGAGATAAGAATGACTGAAAGGACATGTCAACTCCGACTGGCGGAGTAAAAAGCGCCTACGACCGGCATAACCGAGGGGTTGTGTTTGAAGGCCCACGAGCTGGGAGAGCTGGGAAGAttgaaaaaggaaaaggggaaaccaaagaaaaaagagaaattcTATTTCTGGGTGACCGAGACGAGCCACGGGAAGAACGATGGGGCGAGTTATCTGTCACGgggcgaagatgaaggacTAAAGCTGAGAgcgatggggatgatgagacgATGATTGCAGACGGACTGGTgtagtggggaggggagaacCACGGGCGGCCGATGGGTCCCTGGAACGTGGGGCAGCttgaaggaaaaaaagggaggGCAAGTTGACGGATCAGATTCTGCTGCAATTCCGGGCGGCTACACTGGGGATGATTATACTAGATTGATGGTAGATAGATttgatggcgaggaggggTAGTGGAATCGTGAGATTTTAACCGATAAAGTGGGGGAAAAGGGCACAGACATTGATGATTCCCGTCCCTTTGATTCAGTGGTAGCGATCCTTGTATATCCTCCGTAAAGATGCGTGTGATCAGTTGAGGGATGGATCATGGAGCAATAGGGAGAGGTTACAGTAGGGATGGAGTGTGGTAACaagaaaaaatagtaaaaagGTACGGGCTTTTCCAACCACTACACTTGACCAGCCACCCTATCTATTGGTGGTCCTCAAATTCAGGACAATagcagaaggagaaaggcGATTGGAAGCTTAAGTTCAGGTTCAGCCGGCCCAGCCATCGGAGACCATCCACTAAATCCACTGCACTAAACCGCACTAAGCCTGCctgggagatggtgggaagAGCGGGACCGGGATCCAGTTCCTGACTTGCTGGTGCTCCGCTAAGGCCATTTTAGCCCGGGTTTTAGTGCCCTGCGATCGTTTGTTCCTTGAGCCTATCTCGTTGCTTTGCAcgccttttcccctccctcgaTCCAAGACCATCCAGACTGCCCTACTTGCCTACCTGCCTGCTTGCATTcatcacaatcatcatcacgcattcacttcatcctcaaattcttctgcttcccccCCTCGCTGGCATTTCGTTGTTCAGTCAACCTTCTTTGTTGCTTGGCAACCTTCCGTCCATACCACAGTAACTTCCCAAAATCCAACGCATGcctgcatgcatacataccgAGAAACTCAAGATCCGGATCGCTCTCACTAACgaatccctccctccctccatggatggatgcatgtGTGGAGATCATCTTCCTGTCACTCGGTCCCCTTTCTTGGCTGTGAGGATCCAACGATCGACTCGTCACACTTTCTCCTCAcactttttctctttcgctCCCCTCACGTCTTGACTTgatccttctttttctcgcTTCTGTCTTTGTTCTTCCCGTCCGAACTTAcacttcctccacttctGGATCCCCTCCTCGCCGTTCCCACTAGACGCTTGGACGCGCAGTGGGCCTAGTTTCGTCACCAATCGCCCTTCCTAGTCGCGTTTTCTCACCTTCCGCCTGAGacattgctttttcctccttgCTCTATCGGTCGACTCCCTCCCCGATCCTTCTGAACGAACTCGCGCCTAGTGGATACGATCCTGCGAACCTACTGCAGTCTAACTGGCATCGCGCATCTTGTCAATTATGCGCATTAGCTAGGCAACTTTGGCCCATCTCACCCgcagacacacacacgcaaCATGGACCGAAATATCCAAAGACGGAGCACCGTCTCAGTGCAGTCAACtgccccttcttccctgcgCCATTGCTcatttccctcctcttcaaacACCTCGCCTCCGACCGAGACGGCCTCCCTCAAACCCGAACCGAAGCTGAAGCGTGAGCTATTGACTATCCTTTCATCCCTTGATTGTCACCCAAGGGATACTTGAGACAAACAAAAGACACTGGACtgatcctcttctcccatgCAGGCCGGTCTGCTCCCCCAAAGCCTCTTGCCCTCGCCCGGGTCAAGGGAACCGTCGCCATGGACTCTTCGCCGCAAATGAATTCAGGTGCGGAATTCTTCCCAGCATCGGGCGTGCAGTGGTATTGATCGGACTATAGAAATGTCGTGGTTGAACGACGCTTCACCGATGTCGATGACCCCCAGGACCGCAACGCCGAGAACGCCGCAGCGATCTGGCGCCGGTACGCATATGGCATCACCGCAAACTTCACGCAGGAGGGAGCGAGCGCACACGCTGACTAGTGATGGACACACAGGAACTCCGGAACCTGTCCCTCCATCGCTCGTCAACCCTTCTTCGGCCCTTCTCCAGGATCTTCTCAAAGAACAACGCGCAAATCGAGTTCCCAAGGGAACTGCGTCGGAGGACGCTGGTCAGGGCGCCCCGCGCACGCCAGAACGATCTCACTCCCGGCCCCAGTCTCGATCTCAATCCCCCGCACAGTCCCAGTCGCAATCCCGATCGCAGTCGCAGGAAGAGGTGGGCTCGGAGAAACAGCGGAAAATTCAGACCGCGCTTTCGTCGGGTCTCAGGCAGCCGCATGAAATGGGGGTCAGAGAAATGGGCGAGGTAAGTGTCTCTGGGTCATTCGATCCATGTGGCCTATAGACTGACTGACCAAATGGCAGTACGTCTCCAAGATTAATAAACAAAACTTCGACTTGAAGCTCGAAATATTCCACCGTGTGCAACAAATGGCCACTTTGGAGAAGAAACTACAGCGTATGGAGCAACTGGAAGAGGAACTTGAGCGCTTGCGAGGCCTGGAAGACGAGGTTCAAGAACTGAGGGATGCCGAGTCAGATAACCAGCGACTAAGGGAATCCAATGAGCAACTACGACATGAGGTTGACAAGCGGGACCAAGCAATCACCGAGGCCGTAGATATGATCTGCCTTCTGGAGAATAAAGTGGCCCAGTTGGAAGCTGGGGAAAATCCATCGACACCTTCTACCACTCGCGGGTTCGAAGACGACGATCCCGGTGCTACGACTCCCAGGCAGAATACCACGTTTGCC harbors:
- the psf3 gene encoding DNA replication protein PSF3 (BUSCO:EOG09264O2D;~COG:L;~EggNog:ENOG410PNMZ;~InterPro:IPR038437,IPR021151,IPR010492,IPR036224;~PFAM:PF05916) yields the protein MSYYDIDAILTDSQKLPCTFELDVPGLGILEGNAGENIKAGTRIDLPLWLGEMLSIGARLGTSRLVTLDLPSALSERVMNALKADPRTVDLRSLAPHFYSLSERILELFEEEELVEVLSNTFKKRSAVIADHAHNPQGALGQGADFLRGLDETERQRMFHRCVCVANY
- a CDS encoding uncharacterized protein (TransMembrane:2 (o20-37i44-62o)); translated protein: MRLDNLTIDEVNRAYPDELYPSSTTLFGAASCLLGWIRILKERDYLGITFVGITGGLAVMRYCPDRLPSIAPARNEDIDVVLDLGDSTLEDLMNALHWHDSKHFIKHRETLYMWTHRGKLRIDFKVIPSDRKLPGMQSLYDLRPPYLPFVNKIDLMTSKMYDTHPDYLPSSSWRELDTARGIHHGTDALRLALLFDPGKRITVTARQALRVVRASLGIEYYTGISSFEWLKLFLVCTEEDEGRPAMFRNLEDAFLGMELRNDFGPQVPDSWYY